The Candidatus Wallbacteria bacterium DNA window AATATCTTGCCGGCAAAACTGTGCTGCCCAGCCGGAATGCCAGAATCATGAAAGCTCTGGCTCCGATCAGGTTAACAGGTTATAAACAGATTGTACCTGAACTGATTAAATTCCTGGCTCAGAAAAGTTCGGCCGGAGTGATTGCTCTGGATTACGATTACAGGATTTGCGATGCAGTCTTTCAGATGATTGCCGAACTGCTGACTGGCCGGACTGTCGAAGTCAACTTCAAAAGCAGAACCAGGGCTGACCGCCTGATCGCAAAAATGGAGGAAGGGATCACTAAACACGGACTTGACTATCAGCCGCTGCTGTCCATCGACGACCAGATCTGTGATCTGCTGGAAGAAGGTACCAGGCTGATCGACACAGGAGATTTAGACTCAGGAATCAGGCAGCTTGACTCAGCGCTTGTGAAAGACGCGGGCCTGTCTGAAGCTTACGGTGTGCGGGGATGGGCCAGACTGCAAAACAGGAATACAGTGGAAGCAATTGCTGATTTCGATAAAGCCATTTCACTGTCACCGGAATACTCTGATGCATTTCAATGGAGAGGCATTGCAGAATTGAAAGAAGGAAAAGGGGAAGAGGCTTTCCAGGATTTCAGCACTGCCCGCAGACTGGAACCGGATAACCTTCTGCATCTTTATTACATGTCTACAGCATCTTTATTCAACAAGGAATTTGAAGAGGCTGTGGATCTTGCCACGCAGTTTATTGATAAAAATGAGATTTTCATGCCGGTTTTTCAAGTCAGGGCAGATGCATACCGCGAACTCGGTCAACTGGAAAAAGCCCTGAATGACGCGAATCAGGCACTGGCGGGAGATCCAGGGAATCCGGCGTTTTTCAAGACAAGGGCACAGATTTACGGGAAAATGGGAAAAACCGGACAGGAAAAGGCTGATCTTGAGTCGGCCAGGAAATCCGGCGGAAACTAGAATTCAGATCTCAAGGATTTTTCAACAGCAGATTCTGATAGCGTTTCAGGAGGCCGGCCATCTCGGCATTATTGAAAATAGATGGTTTCCAGTCCAGTTGAACTGTTTTCACTTTTTCTGTTCTTAAATTGTCGGAGAAGACAGACAATCCGATGTTGATCACTTGCAGCTCGCTCGAGAAAAGGTCGTTTATCATTGAATCAGCTCCCTGGCCAGGTTGACTGCTCTGGCATTGGTTTGCGCCAGAATCACACCTGCATCTTTTAATTTCTGCAACTGGGAAGAATAAACCTGGGGGTCTTCTTCAACACCGCAGACAGAGGCCACAAAAGAGACATGCTGACTCCGTTTTTCAGATACCGACCGCGCAGCTGTTATCCCTTTTACCAGTTCTCCTGCAGGGTCAGGATGGGAACCGTAACCCAGCATCACGTCAAAGAGGAAAACTCTTACCGTGGCATCCTTGGAGTCCCTTAACAGCCGTTCGGTTCTTGCTGCAGGATCGATCATCGGATGAGGCTTCCCACGGGTGAATTCGTCTTCTCCAAGATCGAGGATTGTGTTTTCACGGCTGGTTGAGCTGTCAGGAAGCCTGAATTCCTCGGTTTTCGGTATATTGGACCAGATCGTAAGATCGCTCAGAAGTATGATCGCCTCCTTGCAGAGAGTGCCGCCAGTGTATAAACCCCTTAAATACTTCTGTTCAGGCCTGAATTTCAGGAGTTCAGTTTTAATGGCTGATGAAAGAAGGGCTGGACCATGCAGATCCTGGATCTCGGGTTTGATTTTTTTACAGGCGGAAACTGCGGCCAGTTCAAGCGTAGCAGCTGGAATTCCACCGGATTTTATTATCGGTCCCGGGTCAGCTCCCAGAAAGTTCACTACAACAGGCTTGCTGCATTTTTTTACTGCTGAAAGGATTTTCTTTGCTACAGAAGGGTGGGGGGGCTTGGAAATCAAGATTATCAGCTTTGTTTCAGGGTCGCGATCCAGAGCGTCCAGACCCATCAACATGGTGATGCCGCCGATTTCCTGCGAGAGGTCGCGGCCGCCGGTACCGATCGCCTGAGAAACACCGCATCCCAGCTTGTGGATGCAGACCGAGACTTCCTGGATGCCTGTGCCGGATGCTCCGACAAGGCCGATCGTACCCCGGCGGACCTTGTTGGCAAAAGCCAGTGGTTTTCCATTGATGATGGCTGTGCCGCAGTCAGGTCCCATTACCAGAAGATTCCGTTCTCTGGCAAAATCCTTGAGCGATTTTTCGTCTGAAGCGGAAACATTATCGGAAAAGATCATGGTATGCAGACCAAGCTCCAGGCATTTTCTGGCTTCTCCTGCGGCATATTCCCCTGGAAGCGAGATCAGCGCCAGATTGGCAAGCGGCATTTCCTGCAGCGCGGTTTTAATTGAGCGAGGCTGCAGGTCTTCAGAATCATGGCTGCGTTTGACATTGAATTGTTCTGAAATCACAGCCTGTATCTCATCTGCTGAAATGGAGTTGTCCGATTTGCAGGCGATCACCAGGTCGTTCGGACCGGCTGTGGTAAGTTCCTGGCTCTCAAAACCGCTTTTTTTCAGGATCTCGAGATTGTGATCAGTTCCCATCTGAACTGAGGCAGAGGAGACGCCTGGAATTTCGCTGAGTCTGCGCGAGAGCAGCATCAGGGTGACAGAGTCGAAATAGGAATTCCTGCGGATCTGGATGAATGCTTTCATAAATATCCCGAAATATTTTTAAACATTATACTAGGAAAAAGACAAATGATAAATGATCTTCTGCTGATCTGTTATCGAGTCAGATCGAGCATGAACCAGACTCCGAACAGAAAGTCAGAGCCTGAAGTGTGCCCGAATTCGATTGAATCCAGTGTGGACTGATTAAGCACAGATGAGAGTTCGTTCAGAATGCGCAGCTGCCAGGGGGAGCAGTAGCCGAAAAGAGAAGAAACAATATAGTACCAAGAGATTCTGTTGGTTCTCTTCCAGGTTTCCCGGATGATTCTGAGTGCTGGCAGGCTGGTGCATTCCAGCGCATGGATTGTGAAGAGAACGCCGCAGATGAAATCGTCTGTGGCAGGAGTCAATCCTGGTCCGCATCCGGACAGGGAAACTAAAGTTTTGAAGAACTCGTTCCAGTGCCTTCTTCTGAATGCAGAAGCAAGCTGATCAAGCTGGGGATGGATGATTTTCTTGAATTCAGTTACTTCAGACTGAAAAAAAGAAGACATTCCATATTCAGAATGTGTTTTAAGCCAGTGTTCGATAGTGCTGAGATTTGTCGGGACAATATTATGAATTTTAATCCGGGATATTTTTTTTTGTATCACCAGTTCCGGTTGGAATTCAAATAGCTTCTGCTTGTATGAGAAGAAGCCTCCTGAAACCCGGAAATTGTCATTCTGCATAAAAAACTGGGGAATCTCATTTCCAGTGACTGCGGTAACCGGATTAGGTTCTGCGCTCGAATCCGAGAGCAGTGTGAAAAGGCTGCGGCCGTTGAGATTAATGTAAACGGCATGACTGCTGCGGGTAATCACCCTGCAATCATATCTGCGGTCTGAAAACAACATCAGGTGGAGATGATTCTCCACCTTCAATCTAGGGATTTCAGTTGTCATTTATCTTTTTTTCCGTTCACCATGTGACTGTTCCAAAGTATTCCGCTTTTTCAGGTTTTTGTTGCGTTCCACAATTTTTTTAATGTCTTCAATCCGATTACTTTTACTGATGGTTTCAATGCTATCGTTGTTTTTAACTCTTTCCACATTTTTTTGGCTGCCCGGATTGATGCTTTTTTTCCTGCTCTCGATTACGATCTTCTTCTTTTCTTCCTTTTCTTCCTTCACTTCCTTTGCTTTCTGCAGCTTCAGAAGACCGTCCAGGACTTTCTCGGCAGTGATCGGGAGTTCCTGGATTCTTAAGCCGGTCGCCTTATAGAGAGCATTGGCGATCGCTGCAGGAGTAGGGATCATGGTATGTTCGCCGATTCCCCTGGCGCCATAAGCTCCGTCTTTTTGTGCAGTCTCCACGAAACTGGCTTGAAACTCAGCTGGAATGTCCATGATAGTAGGAACCTTGTAATCGACCAGTGACTGGTTCCTGACCCGTCCGGTTGTCTCATCAAGTACAAGTTGCTCCATCAGGCCTGCACCTGAACCCTGAACAATGCCTCCGTAAACTTGTCCCATCAGGCCGGAAGGGTTGATGGCGCAGCCTACATCATATGTGCAGGCAACTTTGTGCAGAGTCAGTTCCCCTGTGTCGGGATTCACTTCCAGATCGACGGCCTGACAGCCGAATGTCCAGTTTGCCACAGGTTTCGGTGAGTATCCGGTTTCAGGGTCACAATTGATGCAGTCGGAAGTGGTGAAATGGCCCCGCCCGACGATTGCCCCGCCTATGGTGTGACCATCCGGGAACTGATAGCCCATGCAAATCTGATCAATAGGCACCCTGATTTTCTTGCAGATGAAAACACCGTCCTTGTAGTCGATGTCTTTGACAGGCAGACCGAAGACCTGAGAGGCGATCCCTTTCATCTGGCTGATCGCATCTCCGCAGGCATGGCAAACGGCATTGCCGCACGAATAAGTCAGGCGGCTCGCTACTGTCTGCCATTCGTAAGGGGAATAATCTGTATCAGGCAGACCGACTACATGCACGTGGTCAAGTGGAATCTGCAGAGTTTCGGCTGCGATCATCGCCATGGCGGTCATTACTCCCTGGCCGATCTCCATGCCGGAAAAGAGCAGTTCCACTTCCCCTGATTCGTTGAATTTCACAATCGAGGCTGAACTCGCATTGTTGGGCATGGCAGGAGCTTTCTGGGCTAACGCCAGGCCTACAGCTCTGTATGGTCCTCTTTTTTTATTGTAATCGATGTTCTTCATCACTTCCGCGATGCAGTGCTCCATGTTGCCGGTATTTTCTGTGATCAGCTCGCCGGTGGCTGTATGAGAACCTTTCTTCAGAATATTCTTCAGGCGGAATTCAACCGGATCAATTCCGAGTTGCTGTGCCATCATATCCATGTGCTGTTCGATTCCCCAGTGGATTTCCGACATGCCGAAACCTCGAAAGGCTGAGCCGACAGGGCGGTTCGTATACACACCGATGGAATCACCCTTCAGATTTTCGATATCATATGCTCCGCAGACTGAATAGCCGGCGGCGCGTACAATGTTGACACCATATCCGGCGTAAGCGCCGCAGTCCCAGATGTATTCGTTTTCCTGGGCGATGATCCGACCCTCCTTGGTGACTCCGGATTTGATGCGGATCTGGCAGGCCTGACGCACAACAATACAGCACATCTCTTCTTCGCGGGTGAGAATCAGTTTGACCGGTTTTCCTGGAGTTTTCATGGAAAGCGCTACAGTGATGGGCTCGATATTGATGCCTGCTTTGCAGCCGAAGCCTCCGCCGATGTATGGGGCGATCACCCTGAAGTCAGTCAGTTTTTTGCTGAAGCAGTGAGAAAGGAGGTATCGAACCGTAAACGGCGACTGACAGGATGACCAGACTGTAGTTTTGCCGCTGCGCTCCGTGACTGCAACAGCGCCGTGGGTTTCCAGTGGAACATGCTGAATCTGCGGGACATTGAAGTAATTCTCAAAGACATGGGAAGCCTTCTTAAAAGCTTTTTCTGGTTCACCTTTCCTGATCTTGAAATGGTTCGCGATATTGGTGTGAGGAGTGGGATTGATTGCACTCACGTGCTTGTATTTATGGAGGTTCGGGTGGATCAGTGTCGCACCTTTTATCATTCCTGTCCCAGGATCGTAATTAGCTTTCAGGGGCTTGTATTTAACCTTAATCAGTTTGAGCGCTTCTTCTGCTATCTCAGGGCTTACAGCGGATACAGCGGCCACCGGTTCGCCCACATAGCGCACTCGTTCCATGGCGAACATATACTGATCCACATGATAGATGCCTGTATTGAAAGGAAAATCCCTGCCGCAGATGGCAGCTTTGACTCCGGGAAGCTTTTTTGCCGCTGAAAGGTCGACAGAAATGAGATCTGCATGAGGATGCGGGCTGCGGAGAATTCTGGCGTGGAGCATTCCTGGAAACTGTATGTCATCCACGTATTTGGCGCTGCCTGTGACTTTGTCCAGGGCATCCACACGTGAAACTTTTTTCCCTATTATTTTATGGTCTTTTTTCATTTTCTGCCCCCCCGAGCTGCATCTTTCACGGCATCAATGATCGGTTTGTAACCGGTGCAGCGGCAAATGTTACCTGCCATGGCCCGCCTGATCTCGAGTTCACTCGGGCTCTGATTGACCATCAACAGGGCTTTTGCTGCCATCAGCATTCCTGGAGTGCAGAAACCGCACTGAATTGCGTTGTGCTCCATGAATTTATTTTGCAGTATGTCCAGTTCGCCGTTTTTCACAAGGCCTTCCACTGTAGTTACTTCGGCCCCGTCGATCTCCGCTGCAAGAGTCAGGCAGGAATGCACGGCTTTTCCATTGAGAATAACGGTGCAGGCTCCACATTCGCCCTCACCGCAGCCTTCTTTTGTGCCAGTGAGGTTCAGGTCCTCGCGGATGAAGCGCAGCAGAGTCTTGGAAGGATTGACATCTCTGGTTTCGTTATCCCCGTTTATTTTGAAAGAAATCTTCATTTTTTCACCTCCGACAATCCTGCGAGTGCTTTACGGAAAAGGACCCGCGCGATCCGGTCTCTGTGAACTGCAGAACCTCTGAGATCTGAAATAGGTTTCAAAGGCAGAAGATGGGAAGCCTGATCAATCGTTTCGCTGGTAATGGCATTATGGTTGAGATAATCCTCAGCTTTTCTGGCTCGCTGGGTGATCGGAGCACAGGCTCCGACTGCAACCCGGATTTCCTTCTTTTTGGATCTGGTGAAGATTCCAGCAGCAAGGCAGACTGTAGAAAGGTCAAGAGCCTTGCGCCTGGAGTTTTTCAAAAAAACCGTTCGTTTTTCACCCGGATAGGGAAGGCTGATGCTGGCCAGGACTTCATTTTTTGCCAGGATGGTTTTCCCAACTCCGGTTGTAAATTCGTGGATTGAGACTGTCCGCTTTCCCTTGGGAGTTACAAGATTAACTTTAGCATCAAAAATCAGGAGCGGGGGAACAGTATCGGCAGCAGGGGATGCATTGCATAGATTGCCTGCGAGCGTTCCGCGGTTTCTGATCTGGGTGGAACCGACATTTAAACAGGCTTCACAAAGGGATGGATAATGTTCCTGCAGCAGCTTGGATTCGGCGACTTCCGAAAGGGTGACAGCAGAACCGATCGTGATGCTGACTTTATCCTTTTTAATTCCCTGGAATTCCCTGACTCCTTTCAGATCGATGATCAGGTCAGGGCTGATTGTCTGATGGCGGATTTTGACCAGCAGGTCTGTGCCGCCTGCGTATAAGTACGCGTTTTTATGATTTTTGTTTAGTATCCCGTTTAGCTCAGAGAGAGTCTGCGGACGAAGATAGTCGAAATTACCCAATTTCAATACCCCCGATCTTCAATTTTTTCTAATTTTATCCGATTCCGGTTGAAATTGCAAGAAAAAAGGTGTTTTATGCCGCTCTCCTGCCGCAATTTACCGCACAGAAGCCGGTGCAAAATTCCGGAATCGCAGACTTTTTTTGTTTATTTGTCTTTTGACATCAGGATGGTGTCTGTGACATATCCGACTTTGTCGCGGATAAGATTATAGGTCTGTTGCACATTGGCTTGGGACCCGAGCTTTTCTGCCTGGCTGAATGTTTCCGAGATGTCGAGGAGGCGCGCGAGCAATTCTTTCTTTTTCGTAACGCTGAGCGCGTTTGGATATTTAATTTCCATCATTTTCAGATATGAAAAGAAATCGCCCAGGAAGTTGTCCTTCTCCTGTTCGACTGACGGATCCACGGGTTTCAACGCTAAAACAGCTTCGTCCAGAGCAAAGCCTTTTGCAATCAATGGATCCAGGGTATCGATGACAGCCTTGTTGAGTTTGGCGTTTGCGAACACCAAGCTAGCTGAGAGTATCAGGGTAAGCAACAAAAGATTTTTCATTTCACTCCTTCTTATGATGTAATTTTAGGACAGGTTATGTAATAAATCAAGTGAAAAAATCATGTTTATTTTTTTCATTTGAAGAATAAATTAAATCGGTATTAACAAAGTATCACCTTTTCGTGGGTAAGATCAGGTTCTGACTATACATGAACAGGAGATATGAAAAACACAAAATTATCAGTGTGCAATGAGCTTTCCAGAGATAAGAGCTTGCTTGATAAGTCCTTTTTGCAGATTCAGTATCCATATTCTCTTTCTTAATCAATCCGTGGACAGTACAAAAAATTTCATTGCTCTTCAAGTTTTTCGGGTCTATGTAATATCTGCCACCTTTAGGGCAGTGTATTCCATCATAGGGGCCTAATTGCATGTCTAAAGCAAACCTATTGGTATCAATTATCCCATCTCCATTCCAAGGTGGAATTACGTAAAAAGAATCATCATGCAAGTAAAAACTTTCTCTTAATGTTAAAGCTTGCCAATAGCATTCCATGTCTTGGACTGTTCCATAAGAGTAATCACGGTAGAAAAGTGTGATAGGCCAAGATAAAAAAATGAAAAAACTTAATAAGGGTATGATTGATCTTCCCCACAAAATGTTGACAACCTCCGTTTACGCTGCATTTTCCAACAACTTCATTCTGTATGCCTGTTCGAATTCACAAGGCGTTTTGTAGCCAAGGCTTGAATGCAGTCTTTCCCTATTATAGAAGATTTCGATGTATTCGAACATCCTCAGCCTACATTCCTCTTTTGTCCGGTAACTTCTCCCGCTCACTTCCTCGGTTTTCAAGGTGTGGAAGAATGACTCTGCCGGTGCATTGTCTCAGCAGTCACCCTTTCGACTCATGCTCTGGACAAAGCCCAATTTTTTCAGAACTTCCCTGAATTCCTGACTGGCATACTGAATCCCTCGATCCGAATGGAAAATCACACCTGGAGCAAGATTGCGATTTCTGCAGGCCAAACGGAGCACTTTGACCGCGATGCTGGCGGTCATGCGCTCTTCCAGAGCCCATCCAATGATTCTCCTGTTGAACAGATCCAGAACAATGCAGAGATACATCCAGCCTTCTTCAGTTCTGAGGTAAGTGATGTCTGAAACAAGGACTTCTCCGGGTTTTTCAACTGTGAAAGCGCGTTCCAGCAGGTTTGGAGAAATCGGATAATCGTGAGAGGAGTCTGTTGTAGCCTTGAATTTCTTCCTGGCTTTGGCTCGAAGTCCGTTTTCTCTCATTAGCCTAGCTACAAGGCCCTTACTGCATTCGACTCCTTTTTTCAGAAGCTCGATCAGAATCCTGGGACTTCCGTATCTGCGATGTTTTTTACGAAGGTTGTCTTTACTTCCATCTCAGTCAGCCCTTCTTCGCCCATCAGGCCACGCTCTCCCTTTTTCCTGATCACTTCGCACCAGTTGGTCAATGTCCTAGGATTTACTCCAAGTTCTTCTGCAGCCTTCTTCACAGACTTACCGCAGCTTTTTAGATACTTGACCGCCTGGATTCTGAATTCTGGATCGTAGGATCGTTTCTCGCGTTTTTCTTTTTCCATCTTGCCCTCCATTTTCTATTTAGCATTAACAGAGTGTCAATTTTTTGTGGGCAAGATCAGTAAAAATGTTGTTACAAATGAAAGCATAGTTTTATCAGTTTGATATAAAATTTTTCAGTTCCTTTGACACTGCAGTTGAAAATCAGTAAAATTACCAGTAAAAAAAAACCAGGAGCTGCAAGGTGTTTTTTGAAATCGACCAACTGATCAATTCCTTTGACCTGGGCGACCCGGAGCGCAACAAGGGCATCGTCAAGAAGCTTCAGAAGCATGGCGAATCGATCACCCCTTATCTTTACGAGAAGGCAATCAAGGCAGAAGACCGTTTTCTGACGATCCAGCTGCTGCAGGCGATCAATGTCTGCACTGACTACATTCTCAAGCTCAAGATGCTCAAGGCTGCCGAACGGGAAACCGACGATTTCATACTGGCTACTTACCTGAGTCTTTTCAGAAGACTGAAACTCGGCGACGCGCTGCCCCTGGTCCGCAAGTGCATGCAGACTTCCGACGACGCCCGCGTGAAGTCCAATGCTTTTGAATTCCTGGCTGAATTCGGCGAGGAAGAGGACCTGAAATACCTGCGCAAGTTTCAGGATTACCCGCACAACCGGGTTGTTGTCAATGCTCTGCTGGCCATCGCCCTGATCGGGGAACGGATCCGCGACGGAGCGGTCCAAAAATTGAAATTCCTGCAAAACTGCGATGACAAGTCACTTTCTAATTCAGCCCAGTACGCAATGCAAAGGTTGAATGCCACTGCAGACATGAAATATTTCGGCCTTAATCTTTCGGAAATCCTCATCCACAATTATTAATTCGGAGAACAAACATGAATCTGACTAAGGGAATCACCAAGCAATCCGAAGATTTTTCCCGCTGGTATACTGATGTGATTCAGAAAGCCGAGCTGGCTGACTATGCGCCTGTGAAAGGCTGCATGGTGATCAGACCAAACGGCTACGGAATCTGGGAGCGCATCCAGCAGATCCTGGACGGGCTGATCAAGGAGACAGGGTGCAGAAACGCCTATTTTCCGATCTTCATCCCGGAAAGCTTCATCAAAAAAGAAAAGGATCATCTGGAAGGTTTTTCTCCTGAATGTGCGGTTGTCACTTACGCAGGGGGAGAGGAGCTGACCGAGAAACTGATCGTAAGACCCACTTCAGAGACAATCATGTATTACATGTTTGCCAAATGGGTAAATTCTTACCGGGACCTGCCTCTGCTCATCAATCAGTGGGCAAATGTCGTACGCTGGGAGATGCGTACCAGACTTTTCCTGCGCACCAGCGAATTTCTCTGGCAGGAAGGGCACACAGCGCACGCCACATATGAGGAAGCTGAGGCCCGTACATTGCAGATGATCAAGGTTTATTCCGATTTCGCTGAAAAATATCTGGCGATCCCGGTGATCCCAGGCAGGAAGAGCGACAGAGAAAAGTTCGCAGGTGCGGATAAGACCTATACGATTGAAATTCTTACCAAAGAAATGAAATGCCTTCAGGGCGGGACATCCCACAATCTGGGCCAGAATTTTTCCAAGGCTTTCGGCATCAATTTTCTGGATCAGGCCGGGAAAACCCAGCAGGCCTGGCAAACGAGCTGGGGCGTATCCACCAGACTGATCGGTGCAGTAATCATGACACACGGCGACGACAAAGGTCTGATTCTGCCGCCTGAAATCGCCCCGATCCAGGTGATCATAGTTCCGATCTGGAAAAGTGATGAACAGAAAGCTTTAGTCAGCTCCAGAGTTTCCGAACTCTGCCGGCTCCTGAATTCTCATGGCATCAGAACAGAAGCTGATCTTCGCGACAATGTCACTCCAGGATACAAATTCAACGACTGGGAAATGAAAGGTGTACCTATCCGCCTGGAACTGGGTCCAAGAGATCTGGAATCAGGCTCGGCTATGCTCTGCCGGAGGGATGAAGGAAAAAAAGAGGCAGTCAAACTGGAAGGAATTCAGGTGGTCCTGAAGGAATTACTCGGCAGGATTCAGAAAGAACTGCTCGAAAAAGCCAGGAAATTCGTTTCGGAAAACATCCACGAAGTGGACGGATGGGACCGCACTGTCGAGGTGCTGGAACGGGGAGGCATTGCATCTGCTCACTGGTGCCAGTCTGCGGAGTGCGAAGAGAAGATCAAGGAAACGACAAAGGCCACACTTCGCTGCATCCCGCTTTCCGCAGTTGAAGAAACCGGAAAATGCGCCGTGTGCGGGGCTGAAAGCCGTAGACGGGTCTACTTTTCCAAAGCATATTGATATTTTAGGATGAAATACCTGGTTTGTTCCGATTTGCACGCCAATCTGGAAGCCCTGCAGAGCTTTGAGCTTTATATGGGCAGCCTTAAAATTCCGAGAGTCCTGATCCTTGGTGATTTCATTGGTTACAACGCCAATCCTGAGGAAGTGATCGGGATCGTCAGAACCTGGGAATTTGAAGGCCGTCTGCTGGGGAAAATCAGCGGCAACCATGACCTGGCCCTGACCGATGAATCGCTGCTTGCTCGCTTCAACAGCAATGCCAAGGCTGCAGTGCTCTGGTCCAATCAGAAACTGGGAGAGAATTCCAAGAAGTGGCTTTCTGAGCTTCCAGTCAACGGAACCTTGAATCAGAAAGTCGCTTTCTGCCATGGCAGTTTCCGGGATCCCAACGAATACATATTCAACGAGGAAGTGGCAATTTCAAACTACTGGTCCATGCCTGCGGAAGTGGACATCCTGTTTTTCGGGCACACACATATCCCGGTGATCTATGAATTCGACCAGGAAAACGTACTTTATACTTATTACATGAACGAAGAAGAACGTTTCTTTTTAAAGCCTGGCCGAAAGTACATGATCAATCCCGGCAGCATCGGCCAGCCCCGTAACGGCGATAACCGCCTCTCCTTCATCTCATTTGACGAGGATGAAAAACTGGTGACTTTCCACAAGCAGGAATATTGCATCTGGGTAACTCAGCAGAAGATCATCGCAGCCGGCCTGCCTAAC harbors:
- a CDS encoding xanthine dehydrogenase family protein subunit M, yielding MGNFDYLRPQTLSELNGILNKNHKNAYLYAGGTDLLVKIRHQTISPDLIIDLKGVREFQGIKKDKVSITIGSAVTLSEVAESKLLQEHYPSLCEACLNVGSTQIRNRGTLAGNLCNASPAADTVPPLLIFDAKVNLVTPKGKRTVSIHEFTTGVGKTILAKNEVLASISLPYPGEKRTVFLKNSRRKALDLSTVCLAAGIFTRSKKKEIRVAVGACAPITQRARKAEDYLNHNAITSETIDQASHLLPLKPISDLRGSAVHRDRIARVLFRKALAGLSEVKK
- a CDS encoding fdrA domain protein, coding for MINDLFSSELQVINIGLSVFSDNLRTEKVKTVQLDWKPSIFNNAEMAGLLKRYQNLLLKNP
- a CDS encoding DUF2877 domain-containing protein; protein product: MTTEIPRLKVENHLHLMLFSDRRYDCRVITRSSHAVYINLNGRSLFTLLSDSSAEPNPVTAVTGNEIPQFFMQNDNFRVSGGFFSYKQKLFEFQPELVIQKKISRIKIHNIVPTNLSTIEHWLKTHSEYGMSSFFQSEVTEFKKIIHPQLDQLASAFRRRHWNEFFKTLVSLSGCGPGLTPATDDFICGVLFTIHALECTSLPALRIIRETWKRTNRISWYYIVSSLFGYCSPWQLRILNELSSVLNQSTLDSIEFGHTSGSDFLFGVWFMLDLTR
- the fdrA gene encoding acyl-CoA synthetase FdrA, with the translated sequence MKAFIQIRRNSYFDSVTLMLLSRRLSEIPGVSSASVQMGTDHNLEILKKSGFESQELTTAGPNDLVIACKSDNSISADEIQAVISEQFNVKRSHDSEDLQPRSIKTALQEMPLANLALISLPGEYAAGEARKCLELGLHTMIFSDNVSASDEKSLKDFARERNLLVMGPDCGTAIINGKPLAFANKVRRGTIGLVGASGTGIQEVSVCIHKLGCGVSQAIGTGGRDLSQEIGGITMLMGLDALDRDPETKLIILISKPPHPSVAKKILSAVKKCSKPVVVNFLGADPGPIIKSGGIPAATLELAAVSACKKIKPEIQDLHGPALLSSAIKTELLKFRPEQKYLRGLYTGGTLCKEAIILLSDLTIWSNIPKTEEFRLPDSSTSRENTILDLGEDEFTRGKPHPMIDPAARTERLLRDSKDATVRVFLFDVMLGYGSHPDPAGELVKGITAARSVSEKRSQHVSFVASVCGVEEDPQVYSSQLQKLKDAGVILAQTNARAVNLARELIQ
- a CDS encoding tetratricopeptide repeat protein, with amino-acid sequence MRWMLLTSILFAVLASAEDSPVLQRSTEHLIKAYENASFDDKIPSLKEFCGQTDEASVNFLEKIVQSSDEAEKITALLVLWKIENPKAIQVLRIQAAGKDPIASSVALINLLRIKDREAPEWTLRAFSFLKQPEYDRQLGSLKKDLRFMQIGYCPVLQSFAMNLHWLIEFGAEMGITIPLDLARDYADPEIFAKLYPRDCAEKSIAEASKYLAGKTVLPSRNARIMKALAPIRLTGYKQIVPELIKFLAQKSSAGVIALDYDYRICDAVFQMIAELLTGRTVEVNFKSRTRADRLIAKMEEGITKHGLDYQPLLSIDDQICDLLEEGTRLIDTGDLDSGIRQLDSALVKDAGLSEAYGVRGWARLQNRNTVEAIADFDKAISLSPEYSDAFQWRGIAELKEGKGEEAFQDFSTARRLEPDNLLHLYYMSTASLFNKEFEEAVDLATQFIDKNEIFMPVFQVRADAYRELGQLEKALNDANQALAGDPGNPAFFKTRAQIYGKMGKTGQEKADLESARKSGGN
- a CDS encoding IS3 family transposase codes for the protein MKKGVECSKGLVARLMRENGLRAKARKKFKATTDSSHDYPISPNLLERAFTVEKPGEVLVSDITYLRTEEGWMYLCIVLDLFNRRIIGWALEERMTASIAVKVLRLACRNRNLAPGVIFHSDRGIQYASQEFREVLKKLGFVQSMSRKGDC
- a CDS encoding xanthine dehydrogenase family protein molybdopterin-binding subunit encodes the protein MKKDHKIIGKKVSRVDALDKVTGSAKYVDDIQFPGMLHARILRSPHPHADLISVDLSAAKKLPGVKAAICGRDFPFNTGIYHVDQYMFAMERVRYVGEPVAAVSAVSPEIAEEALKLIKVKYKPLKANYDPGTGMIKGATLIHPNLHKYKHVSAINPTPHTNIANHFKIRKGEPEKAFKKASHVFENYFNVPQIQHVPLETHGAVAVTERSGKTTVWSSCQSPFTVRYLLSHCFSKKLTDFRVIAPYIGGGFGCKAGINIEPITVALSMKTPGKPVKLILTREEEMCCIVVRQACQIRIKSGVTKEGRIIAQENEYIWDCGAYAGYGVNIVRAAGYSVCGAYDIENLKGDSIGVYTNRPVGSAFRGFGMSEIHWGIEQHMDMMAQQLGIDPVEFRLKNILKKGSHTATGELITENTGNMEHCIAEVMKNIDYNKKRGPYRAVGLALAQKAPAMPNNASSASIVKFNESGEVELLFSGMEIGQGVMTAMAMIAAETLQIPLDHVHVVGLPDTDYSPYEWQTVASRLTYSCGNAVCHACGDAISQMKGIASQVFGLPVKDIDYKDGVFICKKIRVPIDQICMGYQFPDGHTIGGAIVGRGHFTTSDCINCDPETGYSPKPVANWTFGCQAVDLEVNPDTGELTLHKVACTYDVGCAINPSGLMGQVYGGIVQGSGAGLMEQLVLDETTGRVRNQSLVDYKVPTIMDIPAEFQASFVETAQKDGAYGARGIGEHTMIPTPAAIANALYKATGLRIQELPITAEKVLDGLLKLQKAKEVKEEKEEKKKIVIESRKKSINPGSQKNVERVKNNDSIETISKSNRIEDIKKIVERNKNLKKRNTLEQSHGERKKR
- a CDS encoding transposase, coding for MEKEKREKRSYDPEFRIQAVKYLKSCGKSVKKAAEELGVNPRTLTNWCEVIRKKGERGLMGEEGLTEMEVKTTFVKNIADTEVPGF
- a CDS encoding (2Fe-2S)-binding protein; translation: MKISFKINGDNETRDVNPSKTLLRFIREDLNLTGTKEGCGEGECGACTVILNGKAVHSCLTLAAEIDGAEVTTVEGLVKNGELDILQNKFMEHNAIQCGFCTPGMLMAAKALLMVNQSPSELEIRRAMAGNICRCTGYKPIIDAVKDAARGGRK